In a genomic window of Mastomys coucha isolate ucsf_1 unplaced genomic scaffold, UCSF_Mcou_1 pScaffold17, whole genome shotgun sequence:
- the Mfsd8 gene encoding major facilitator superfamily domain-containing protein 8 isoform X2, with protein sequence MSNLESEAEREPLLGPGSPGSRMGHDRNPRALQESMEICESSLPHHVPQQRGFFYRDNVYLAISSKGSVAVVRSYIAGATSLQERTNAMANVSMCQALGFILGPVFQTCFALIGEKGVTWDFIKLQINMYTTPVLLAAFLGILNIFLILFILREHRVDDLGRQCKSVNFQEENTDELQTSEGSIDQVAVVATNIVFFVVLFIFAIYETVLTPLTMDMYAWTQEQAVLYNGIILVAFGVEAVLVFMGVKLLSKKIGERAILLGGFVVIWVGFFILLPWGNQFPKIQWEDLHNSSTPNTTFGEVIIDLWNSPREDHSDQPTGCPIEQAWCLYTPVIHLAQFLTAVLLVGIGYPACSVMTYTLYSKVLGPKPQGTYMGWLTTSGSAARILGPVFISHVYTYLGPRWAVSLVCGIVVLTILLIGAVYKRLIAFSVRYMRIQE encoded by the exons ATGTCGAACCTGGAAAGCGAGGCCGAGCGAGAGCCCCTCCTGGGCCCGGGATCACCCGGAAGCAG AATGGGGCATGATAGAAACCCAAGAGCACTACAAGAGTCGATGGAAATCTGTGAGAGTTCTTTACCTCACCATGTTCCTCAGCAGCGTGG GTTTTTCTATCGTGATAATGTCTATCTGGCCATATCTTCAAAAG GAAGTGTTGCTGTTGTCCGATCATACATTGCTGGTGCTACTTCCCTTCAGGAAAGAACAAATGCCATGGCAAATGTGAGCATGTGCCAAGCCCTGGGCTTTATTCTTGGTCCAG tttttCAGACTTGCTTTGCACTCATTGGAGAAAAGGGTGTGACATGGGACTTCATCAAGCTGCAGATCAACATGTACACAACACCAGTTTTACTTGCAGCCTTCCTGGGAATTCTGAAcatttttctgattctttttatATTAAG AGAGCATCGTGTGGATGACCTGGGACGCCAGTGTAAGAGTGTGAATTTTCAAGAAG AAAATACAGATGAGCTTCAGACGTCTGAAGGAAGTATTGATCAAGTTGCTGTTGTGGCTACCAATATtgtgttttttgtggttttgtttatctTTGCTATTTACGAAAC AGTCCTCACTCCATTAACGATGGATATGTACGCCTGGACCCAGGAGCAGGCTGTGCTCTATAATGGAATAATCCTTGTAGCTTTTGGAGTTGAGGCAGTTCTTGTTTTCATGGGGGTCAAATTACTTTCCAAAAA AATTGGTGAGCGTGCTATTCTCCTGGGAGGATTCGTGGTTATATGGGTTGGCTTCTTTATCTTGTTACCCTGGGGAAATCAGTTTCCCAAAATACAGTGGGAAG ATTTACACAACAGTTCAACCCCTAATACTACATTTGGGGAAGTTATTATTGATCTTTGGAATTCTCCAAGAGAGGATCACAGTGATCAGCCAACTGGCTGCCCAATTGAACAGGCTTGGTGCCTGTACACTCCAGTGATTCATCTAGCCCAGTTCCTGACAGCTGTTTTGCTTGTTGGAATAGGCTACCCAGCCTGCAGCGTCATGACCTATACACTATACTCAAAAGTTCTAGGGCCCAAACCTCAG GgtacatacatgggctggttaaCCACTTCTGGAAGTGCAGCACGGATTCTTGGGCCTGTGTTCATCAGCCATGTGTATACTTACTTGGGCCCACGATGGGCAGTGAGCCTTGTGTGTGGAATAGTAGTGCTCACCATCTTGCTAATAGGAGCTGTTTATAAAAGACTCATTGCCTTTTCTGTCAGATATATGAGGATCCAGGAGTAA
- the Mfsd8 gene encoding major facilitator superfamily domain-containing protein 8 isoform X1 has protein sequence MSNLESEAEREPLLGPGSPGSREWGMIETQEHYKSRWKSVRVLYLTMFLSSVGFSIVIMSIWPYLQKIDQTADASFLGWVIASYSLGQMVASPLFGLWSNYRPRKEPLIVSICISVAANCLYAYVHVPAAHNKYYMLIARGLVGFGAGSVAVVRSYIAGATSLQERTNAMANVSMCQALGFILGPVFQTCFALIGEKGVTWDFIKLQINMYTTPVLLAAFLGILNIFLILFILREHRVDDLGRQCKSVNFQEENTDELQTSEGSIDQVAVVATNIVFFVVLFIFAIYETVLTPLTMDMYAWTQEQAVLYNGIILVAFGVEAVLVFMGVKLLSKKIGERAILLGGFVVIWVGFFILLPWGNQFPKIQWEDLHNSSTPNTTFGEVIIDLWNSPREDHSDQPTGCPIEQAWCLYTPVIHLAQFLTAVLLVGIGYPACSVMTYTLYSKVLGPKPQGTYMGWLTTSGSAARILGPVFISHVYTYLGPRWAVSLVCGIVVLTILLIGAVYKRLIAFSVRYMRIQE, from the exons ATGTCGAACCTGGAAAGCGAGGCCGAGCGAGAGCCCCTCCTGGGCCCGGGATCACCCGGAAGCAG AGAATGGGGCATGATAGAAACCCAAGAGCACTACAAGAGTCGATGGAAATCTGTGAGAGTTCTTTACCTCACCATGTTCCTCAGCAGCGTGG GTTTTTCTATCGTGATAATGTCTATCTGGCCATATCTTCAAAAG ATTGATCAGACAGCTGATGCAAGTTTTTTGGGCTGGGTTATTGCTTCGTATAGTCTTGGCCAAATGGTAGCTTCACCTCTATTTGGCTTATGGTCTAATTATAGGCCGAGAAAAGAACCTCTTATCGTCTCCATCTGTATTTCGGTGGCAGCCAACTGCCTATACGCGTATGTCCACGTGCCAGCTGCTCATAATAAATACTACATGTTGATTGCTCGTGGATTGGTGGGATTTGGAGCAG GAAGTGTTGCTGTTGTCCGATCATACATTGCTGGTGCTACTTCCCTTCAGGAAAGAACAAATGCCATGGCAAATGTGAGCATGTGCCAAGCCCTGGGCTTTATTCTTGGTCCAG tttttCAGACTTGCTTTGCACTCATTGGAGAAAAGGGTGTGACATGGGACTTCATCAAGCTGCAGATCAACATGTACACAACACCAGTTTTACTTGCAGCCTTCCTGGGAATTCTGAAcatttttctgattctttttatATTAAG AGAGCATCGTGTGGATGACCTGGGACGCCAGTGTAAGAGTGTGAATTTTCAAGAAG AAAATACAGATGAGCTTCAGACGTCTGAAGGAAGTATTGATCAAGTTGCTGTTGTGGCTACCAATATtgtgttttttgtggttttgtttatctTTGCTATTTACGAAAC AGTCCTCACTCCATTAACGATGGATATGTACGCCTGGACCCAGGAGCAGGCTGTGCTCTATAATGGAATAATCCTTGTAGCTTTTGGAGTTGAGGCAGTTCTTGTTTTCATGGGGGTCAAATTACTTTCCAAAAA AATTGGTGAGCGTGCTATTCTCCTGGGAGGATTCGTGGTTATATGGGTTGGCTTCTTTATCTTGTTACCCTGGGGAAATCAGTTTCCCAAAATACAGTGGGAAG ATTTACACAACAGTTCAACCCCTAATACTACATTTGGGGAAGTTATTATTGATCTTTGGAATTCTCCAAGAGAGGATCACAGTGATCAGCCAACTGGCTGCCCAATTGAACAGGCTTGGTGCCTGTACACTCCAGTGATTCATCTAGCCCAGTTCCTGACAGCTGTTTTGCTTGTTGGAATAGGCTACCCAGCCTGCAGCGTCATGACCTATACACTATACTCAAAAGTTCTAGGGCCCAAACCTCAG GgtacatacatgggctggttaaCCACTTCTGGAAGTGCAGCACGGATTCTTGGGCCTGTGTTCATCAGCCATGTGTATACTTACTTGGGCCCACGATGGGCAGTGAGCCTTGTGTGTGGAATAGTAGTGCTCACCATCTTGCTAATAGGAGCTGTTTATAAAAGACTCATTGCCTTTTCTGTCAGATATATGAGGATCCAGGAGTAA